tctctgcagcctccccaccctcgagagatcaacactcccacccagctgggtgtcctctgcaaactgactgcgggGGCACTCGATTCCTTCATCCAGAACACCagtaaaggtgttaaacaggagtggccccaaaacccagccctgggggacaccactcgtgactggtcaccaactggatttaactcccttccccacagctctttggccccggccatcagccagtttttcacgcagcgaagcgcgtgcccatccaagccgctcGCAGCCAGATCACGGGGCTCCATACTGAGCTGGCACAAAGCCGAGAGCGAGAGATCCCGCTGCGACCCACTGTGCAGCGCTGCCGCTCGCCGGTGCCAGCGCAGGGCGGTGCCGAAGCTGCGCAGGGCGTtgtgggcagcccccaggttctGCAGCAGCGCGGCCTCCCCGCGCCGATCCGCCTCATCGCCGCGCAGCGCGAGGGCCCGCTCGAAGCTCTCGGCAGCCAGGGAGAAGATGCGCAGCTGGGAGTAGCCGAGGCCGATGTCATGGTAGAGTTTCCCTGCgggacaaagaggaaaaaaacccggGTGCGGGCGCTGCTCGGGGGGACACCGAGAGGAGAGGGTGCGGCGCAGCGTTACCTCGCAGGGCCGGGTCGGGGATGCTCTCGCAGAGCGACTGGCACTGGGCGAGGACCCCGGCGATCTCCGCCGCCCGGAACCGTCGGCTCTGCAGCATGGAGACGCTCGCCCTGCTCAGAGCCACCGCGGCAGCCTCGGGGCTGGCGGCCGCCGCGTAGGCCCGGGCGGCCTCCAAGAAGCACCGCGCGGCTCGCGCCGGCTCCCGCAGCCCCAGGTAGCAGCAGCCCATCTGCACGCGGGTCCCGGCACGGCCGCCAGCCCTCGCCGCGCTGTCCTGGCCGACGGCTTTGCCAAAACGCTCCAAAACCCTCGGAAAATCCCGGAGCCCTTCGTGAGCCGCCCCGATGTTGAAATAAAGGTCTCCCCAGCGCTCCCCGCGCTCCCCCTCCGAGGGCTGGGACTGGAGGAGGAACTCAAGACCTTTTTCGGGCTTCCCGGTCTCCACGTAGGCAGCCCCCAGGTTGAAGGCACAAGCCCTGCGGAGCTGGGGACTCGCCATCCCCCCCGAGAGGGCAAACGCCTTCCTGAAGgaccccaccgccccccgcgtATCGCCCAGCGCCAGCGCCCGGCGTCCGGCTCGTGTCAGCCCCTCGATCtcagccgcccgccccgccgcctcgtCCCCTCTCTCCTGGGCATCTTCCCTGGCCTTGGgcgttttcttcccttttttccgGCTCTTTTTCCTGAGCACGGGGGCCGTGGGCTGCGCTCCCGGGTTAGCAGCCTCCTCTGATGCCATGGGCAGGGCGAGCGACCTGCCTGCAGGAGAGAAAGATGCAACAGGCAGCCTGGGATTTCCTGAAATGAGCAGCAtgattttatattatattaaaaaaaaaattagaaacgTCTTGGAACTAGTTTGGCCCTAAAGTTTCAGGGAGGAAAAAGGCTTTTCCATGGAGGGCCCCAGCCCCGCTTCTGCACTTGGTCCCTGCCTCCTGGAAACCTCTGTAGCCACCAGACAGGATGGGGGGGGTCACTGGAGGAGGAGCGGGGGACGCCGCAGCAGCACGGGGTGGGTGTTCCCGGGGTGTCTTTTTGGGAGAGGGAATAACCAGTCGCACGCACTTACTGTTTGTTCTGTAGGTGCAAAGGACGCCGAGAGCGTGGAGGGGAGGGACAGGGCATCACCGCCGCTCGCGGCCGCAACCCACCGCTCTCTGGACAGGGACGGGGACGTCCGAGGGTCGTCCGAGGGGTGTCCGAGGGGGTGTCCGAGGGGTGTCCGAGGGGTGTCTGAGGTGTCCGAGGGGTGTCTGAGGGGTGTCCGAAGGGTGTCCGAAGGGTGTCTGAGTGGGTGTCCAAGGGGTGTTCGAGGGGTGTTCGAGGGGTCCGAGGGTTGTCTGAGGGTTGTCCGAGGGGTGTCCGAGGGGTGTCCGAGGGGGTGTCTGAGGGGACTCAGGGTCCCGCCAGGGCTGAGCCGCCTGGAAAATCCCCCCGGAGCGGGTCACATCCCCCCCGGGTGCTGCAGCCCGGATAGATTCCGAGCTCCAAGAAAGCGTCAGGGTGGTGCGTGGCCAAGTGGGACAAAGCCGGGTCCcctcccgcggcgggggggcacGTTCTGGCGATGGCTCCGGTTTCATCTCCGTCACCGGCGGTGCCCAGCACCATGGCAACTCGGTTCAGCCCTGCCGGTGTTCGCCGTGGGATGGGGGGGCACAACCGGCCCCTCGCTGCTCCCGTGACCTCGTGCCAGGCGCTGTGGGATTAATGGGGGGGCACGTTAGTGGTTTGGGGTGGATGGATGTACGGGCACGGTGCCGTGAGGGTGAAGGCGCAAGTGGGGGTCACCCAGCAGCCCCCCACTTGGCCCAgcccagggcggggggggcagagTCCGGGCTGGCCGGGGGGTGCTGTTCTGAGGGCCGGGTGGCCCCGGTGTGGGCAGGTCCTGAGCTCCCCCCGCACCCCGGTGTGTGaccaccccctgcaccccagtgTGTGCCAGGCACTGCACCCCCAggctccccccgcaccccggTGTGTGATCACCCCCTGCACTCCTGATCTCCCCCTGCACCCCGCTatttccccccccgcccccccaaccTCCACCCGGCATCCCGGCTACCCCCACACCCTGGTATGTgccacccccccgcacccctgaTCTCTCCCCACACCCGGTTTAtttgctccccccacccctctgtgctccccccgcacccccagactcccccctgcacccctgatctcccccctccctccccggtATGTGCCTCCTCCTGCATCCCCGGGCTCCCCCCACACTccggtgtgtgtcccccccccccgcacccccagacTCTCCCCCTCACCCCTGatctccccccacacacacacaccccgatATTTGCCGCTCCTGCCCCTCCAagctccccctgcaccccccgactccccctcccgccccccgggctccccccgctgtgccccccccgctccccccggtaCCGGACTCCAGcccccggcggcccccgcgcGGCGTCACGTGAGCGGCGGGAGATTCAAATCGCGGGCGGAGCCGCCACGGCCGCGGCCAtggagggagcggggccggggggcggtgAGTGAccggggggactgggggggccggggagtgaccggggggattgggggggccggggagtgaccggggggtttgggggggccggggagtCACCTGGGGGGCGACCGGGGAGTgaccggggggtttgggggggccggggagtcacctggggggcggcggggagtgaccgtgggggtttgggggggccggggggtcacCGGGGGGGCGAGGGGTGACTGGGGGGCGACCGAGGAGTGACCGGGGGGTTtagggggggggccggggagtgACCGGGGGGGTTTGGAGGGGTCGGTGAGTgactgggggggtttgggggggccggggagtcaccgggggggcgaggggcgacTGGGGGGTGaccgggggggtttgggggggccggggggtcacCGGGGGGGCGAGGGGTGACTGGGGGGCGACCGGGGAGTgaccggggggtttgggggggccggggagtcacctggggggcggcggggagtgaccgtgggggtttgggggggccggggggtcacCGGGGGGGCGAGGGGTGACTGGGGGGCGACCGAGGAGTGACCGGGGGGTTTAGGGGGGGGGCGGTGAGTGACGGGGGCCAGGGGGGTTTGTGGGGGGGGACCGGGACTTGGGGGGCAGCGCTGTggcggcaggaggagggggggcTGTGTGCAAGTGtggggggggcagagctgggatggggggcagggggatgtggggttggggggcaggTGATTGGGGGGAGGCAGATTTTGGGTTGTgggtggggttggggggcaaGTGAATGGGGGGGAGAcaaggctgggggtgcagggggatgggggtaCAGGTGACAGTGGGGGGAGGCAGCTCTGGGGGcgcaggggggtgtgggggtgcaaGGGGAGTTGGGGTTCAGGTGACTGGGGGGACAGGAAggtctgggggtgcagggggatatGGGATGGTGGGGGGCaggtggctggggggggcagaCAGGTCTGGGGGCGCAGGGGGATGGGGGCAGCAGTGGGGCTCCAGGCCCCCGGGGATGTGTTTTGGGGTGTGTGTCTACTGGGGGGTGCTGGCGGGTGCCACCCATCAGTCAGGGGTGTCCCCAGTGCCATGAAGGGACCCAAAACCTGCAGCTGTGAC
The nucleotide sequence above comes from Athene noctua chromosome 29, bAthNoc1.hap1.1, whole genome shotgun sequence. Encoded proteins:
- the TTC24 gene encoding tetratricopeptide repeat protein 24 yields the protein MASEEAANPGAQPTAPVLRKKSRKKGKKTPKAREDAQERGDEAAGRAAEIEGLTRAGRRALALGDTRGAVGSFRKAFALSGGMASPQLRRACAFNLGAAYVETGKPEKGLEFLLQSQPSEGERGERWGDLYFNIGAAHEGLRDFPRVLERFGKAVGQDSAARAGGRAGTRVQMGCCYLGLREPARAARCFLEAARAYAAAASPEAAAVALSRASVSMLQSRRFRAAEIAGVLAQCQSLCESIPDPALRGKLYHDIGLGYSQLRIFSLAAESFERALALRGDEADRRGEAALLQNLGAAHNALRSFGTALRWHRRAAALHSALGNRRAQGQCFGNLAYACSCLGNHEAAAENYLHALQAFRDAGDVEGQWQACEGLGAACFRLGDPQKAIGHYKEALILLSHCQDTPRAAHERIVHKLTDAIQHQLCLHGRLSRGGRWMPTPAPDPGRLRVCSVLPHAGGTQLRGSEVSFGRKAQPGNEPVPGAHPGCSEEQHPLPAPYRSPVTHVAAWAPLGRMRMVPAQLQGVAVSPTLTVT